One stretch of Apium graveolens cultivar Ventura unplaced genomic scaffold, ASM990537v1 ctg6605, whole genome shotgun sequence DNA includes these proteins:
- the LOC141703390 gene encoding mitochondrial metalloendopeptidase OMA1-like, whose protein sequence is MKLENLCNLDHYVIPSPSAAASGISTSLKRSSYFLLSLGALRHYHNHGRLIVKPAQIRLYKRPLTQCIKHLYRHRNSYMLGLGVIVLVSCWETVPYSKRRHLVIIPASKDKRFGDYLSKNQDEDKILPLDHPHSVRVRSISNKILQALQSDLKIKQMSGFEFGSMNNNVNFDEKDVKLPWWRRTKFSTRHLEGLNWEIVVSDNYSCGAYCRSGGRIVVYKGLLQLLKSDAEIAAVIGHEVAHVVARHSAERRTTKLLFLIRMLIIPLGSSAEVKKLGKLILNPIRQRNEMEADYIGLLLMASAGYDPRVAPKMYEMLGHDDSFESNSHPSGKKRSEALSKPEVMEEAMTRFSKATERQRGID, encoded by the exons ATGAAGCTCGAAAATCTCTGTAATCTTGATCATTATGTCATTCCATCTCCATCAGCTGCTGCTTCAGGAATCAGTACTTCACTGAAACGGAGTTCGTATTTTCTCTTATCACTTGGTGCTTTAAGGCATTATCACAACCACGGAAGACTTATCGTGAAGCCTGCGCAAATTAGGCTTTACAAGAGACCGTTAACGCAATGCATCAAACATTTATATCGTCATAGAAATAGTTATATGCTTGGCTTAGGTGTTATTGTCCTGGTTAGCTGTTGGGAAACTGTACCTTACTCGAAACGCAGACACTTGGTAATAATTCCAGCTAGCAAAGACAAAAGATTCGGTGATTATCTTTCAAAAAACCAGGATGAAGATAAAATTCTTCCTTTGGATCATCCTCATAGTGTCCGAGTAAGGTCAATCTCGAATAAGATACTTCAGGCATTACAAAGCGACTTGAAGATTAAGCAGATGAGTGGTTTTGAATTTGGTTCAATGAATAATAATGTTAATTTTGATGAGAAGGATGTAAAACTGCCATGGTGGCGAAGAACTAAATTCTCCACCAGACATTTAGAGGGACTCAACTGGGAGATCGTTGTGTCGGATAACTATTCTTGTGGAGCCTATTGCCGATCAGGAGGAAGAATTGTGGTGTACAAAGGTTTGCTTCAACTTCTCAAGTCGGATGCAGAGATTGCTGCTGTCATTGGCCATGAG GTTGCGCATGTTGTTGCAAGGCATTCTGCTGAAAGACGTACAACGAAGTTGTTGTTTCTGATTCGAATGTTGATCATTCCGCTTGGCTCATCTGCAGAGGTCAAAAAGCTGGGAAAATTGATCCTCAATCCTATCCGTCAGAG AAATGAGATGGAAGCAGATTATATCGGGCTACTTCTGATGGCATCAGCTGGGTATGATCCTCGTGTGGCACCTAAGATGTACGAAATGCTTGGCCATGACGATTCTTTTGAATCAAACTCTCATCCATCTGGTAAAAAGAGATCCGAGGCGCTGTCAAAGCCAGAAGTGATGGAAGAAGCAATGACTAGATTCTCGAAAGCCACTGAGAGACAACGAGGTATAGATTAA
- the LOC141703388 gene encoding uncharacterized protein LOC141703388: protein MASGSKFSFADMLNPLFVHPSDGPQSIIIPKLQGPADYKAWKRSMEIHLSSKRKLGFINGSVTRSTTDETEAAQWDTCNNLIISWIHNNISGTIKGPVLFINLASEVWKQLEHIFMMTNGSRKYKLSKDLFNLKQNDKSIADYYTAVSSLWEETESINVLPTITNVSA, encoded by the coding sequence ATGGCTTCTGGGAGTAAGTTTTCATTTGCGGATATGCTGAACCCACTGTTTGTTCATCCCTCAGATGGACCACAATCTATCATTATTCCAAAACTTCAAGGACCTGCAGATTATAAAGCTTGGAAGAGGTCAATGGAGATTCATTTGTCATCTAAGAGGAAGTTGGGTTTTATCAATGGATCTGTGACAAGAAGCACAACAGATGAGACTGAGGCAGCACAGTGGGACACATGCAACAATTTAATAATATCTTGGATCCATAATAACATCTCTGGAACTATTAAAGGACCAGTGTTGTTTATTAATCTTGCTAGTGAAGTATGGAAACAACTAGAGCATATATTTATGATGACAAATGGATCTAGGAAGTATAAGTTAAGCAAAGACTTGTTTAATTTAAAACAAAATGATAAATCTATTGCTGACTATTATACTGCTGTAAGTAGTCTTTGGGAAGAGACTGAGTCCATTAATGTATTACCTACTATAACTAATGTAAGTGCATAA
- the LOC141703386 gene encoding transcription factor bHLH90-like: MIIGALERAVEWLRPLVKTQEWDYCVIWKLGDDPSRFVEFVNCCCGGGEDVDECYVAVKEEGGGDGFCRDFNFQHCVRSDACVKLAQYPFSLPLYSGIHGEVAMSGQPRWCSYAGTYNSNNETGGTQVLVPVAGGLIELFSTQNVPSDQKLIELITAYYNVSVKQEIMSAHSHNDKSLLEKLHRHPFVVEHLNDQCHFNSMSRLQSQVTVSHTSPYGIEGSSAGSTPSNEYPLLQSGSNHVSPNLSPIKSTKSWKRKFDQEMSKDEVVRVASYAVDKKDKVKGKQKTGKEQYHSKNLITERNRRIRIKEGLFTLRALVPNISKMDKAAILGDAIDYIKELQDTARNFQAELKEMEEEEYSKDNGGSEILELKGSYQDTKHPLANESIQGPAVADQNQLIPKMPLEIEVNQIGPKDFLLKVIHSRKRDGFLRLTKALHSLGLQIIDANVTTCKGRVLNNFRIEATQKEFEPQKLKDLLLTSWTL, translated from the exons ATGATAATTGGGGCTTTGGAGAGAGCAGTGGAGTGGCTAAGGCCACTTGTGAAGACTCAAGAATGGGATTATTGTGTGATTTGGAAGCTGGGTGATGATCCTTCAAG GTTTGTTGAATTTGTGAATTGTTGTTGTGGGGGTGGTGAGGATGTTGATGAGTGTTATGTTGCTGTGAAAGAAGAAGGTGGTGGAGATGGTTTTTGCAGGGATTTTAATTTTCAGCATTGTGTAAGGAGTGATGCTTGTGTGAAGCTTGCTCAGTATCCATTTTCATTGCCTTTGTATTCtgg GATTCATGGAGAAGTAGCAATGTCAGGACAACCAAGGTGGTGTAGCTATGCAGGCACCTATAATTCGAACAAT GAAACAGGAGGAACTCAAGTTCTTGTTCCTGTTGCTGGTGGTCTGATTGAGCTTTTTAGCACTCAGAAT GTACCCAGTGACCAGAAACTAATAGAGCTCATAACAGCTTACTATAATGTGTCGGTGAAACAAGAAATTATGAGTGCACATAGCCACAATGATAAAAGCCTCTTGGAAAAACTTCATAGGCATCCATTTGTTGTTGAACACTTGAATGATCAGTGTCACTTCAATTCTATGTCTAGGTTGCAAAGTCAGGTTACCGTATCCCATACCAGCCCATATGGCATTGAAGGATCATCAGCTGGTTCAACTCCTTCAAATGAATACCCATTACTGCAGTCCGGTTCTAATCATGTGTCCCCAAATTTGTCACCTATCAAGTCGACAAAGTCTTGGAAACGAAAGTTTGACCAGGAAATGTCAAAAGATGAAGTAGTGAGGGTGGCCAGTTACGCGGTTGATAAAAAAGATAAGGTAAAGGGTAAGCAGAAAACTGGCAAGGAACAATATCATTCAAAGAATCTTATCACAGAGAGAAACCGAAGAATCAGAATCAAAGAGGGGCTATTTACTCTACGTGCTTTAGTACCCAACATTTCTAAG ATGGATAAGGCAGCTATTCTGGGAGATGCAATAGATTATATAAAGGAATTGCAAGATACGGCAAGGAATTTCCAAGCTGAGCTTAAGGAAATGGAAGAAGAGGAATATAGCAAGGACAATGGGGGCTCAGAGATTCTGGAGCTAAAAGGGTCATACCAAGATACCAAACATCCACTTGCTAATGAAAGTATCCAAGGTCCTGCGGTTGCTGATCAGAATCAACTAATTCCAAAAATGCCG TTGGAAATTGAAGTAAATCAAATTGGCCCAAAAGACTTCCTGCTTAAAGTTATTCACAGCCGGAAAAGAGATGGATTCTTAAGGTTGACAAAGGCTTTACATTCTTTAGGCCTCCAAATTATTGATGCCAATGTTACTACTTGCAAAGGCAGGGTGCTGAATAATTTCAGGATTGAG GCAACTCAGAAGGAGTTTGAACCACAGAAGTTGAAAGATTTGTTGCTTACAAGCTGGACATTGTAG
- the LOC141703389 gene encoding uncharacterized protein LOC141703389, with amino-acid sequence MQADLEIRSSSPSLFVHEDEEKEFAEIAAKISEDFDFKLSFLKLTSEHDDSDEVEVEEDDRNEAVANDDDDFTFAINGSDSTVIAGEGANTEPQIRPYFPLFNQDLLLSPEDYKRSENKLSSRPPVEKVFIESPPSEGESNAVNRIASGPYCEWEKTTPELSKKSNSTGFSKLWRFKEYLHRSHSDGRDAFVFLNNEAKRDVKVVQKKIAGEASSEKKPIAGEKKTVKKGKKTAPPLSAHEVYLRSKGIYPDYDRRRSHLPFQPVGFFTNVSGGGLSKNVHPY; translated from the coding sequence ATGCAGGCTGATTTAGAGATACGGAGCTCATCTCCGAGCTTGTTTGTTCACGAAGATGAAGAAAAAGAGTTCGCTGAGATCGCCGCGAAAATCTCGGAGGATTTTGATTTTAAGCTGAGTTTTTTGAAATTAACTAGTGAACACGACGATTCTGATGAAGTTGAAGTCGAAGAAGATGATCGTAATGAAGCTGTTGCAAATGATGATGACGATTTTACATTCGCAATCAACGGCTCAGATTCAACGGTGATCGCCGGCGAAGGCGCCAACACCGAACCTCAGATCCGGCCGTATTTTCCGTTATTTAATCAAGATCTGTTATTATCACCTGAAGATTACAAGAGATCGGAGAACAAACTTTCGTCACGGCCGCCGGTGGAGAAAGTGTTCATCGAATCGCCGCCGTCAGAAGGCGAATCGAACGCCGTCAACCGAATCGCCTCTGGACCGTACTGCGAGTGGGAGAAAACAACGCCGGAGCTTTCGAAAAAAAGCAACTCCACCGGTTTCTCAAAGCTATGGAGATTCAAGGAGTATTTACATCGGAGTCACAGCGACGGCCGTGACGCTTTCGTGTTTCTAAACAACGAAGCGAAACGAGATGTGAAAGTAGTTCAGAAAAAAATCGCCGGAGAAGCGTCGTCGGAGAAGAAACCAATCGCCGGAGAAAAGAAGACGGTGAAGAAAGGAAAGAAGACGGCACCGCCGTTATCGGCACACGAAGTGTATTTGAGGAGTAAAGGGATATATCCGGATTACGATCGACGGAGATCGCATCTTCCGTTTCAACCTGTTGGTTTTTTTACGAATGTTAGTGGTGGTGGATTAAGTAAAAATGTTCATCCTTATTAG